The Thunnus thynnus chromosome 1, fThuThy2.1, whole genome shotgun sequence nucleotide sequence AACGAGATTCTGGAAAGTTGAAGTATGATCATGACCGGTCAGAGAGTGCTGATGGCTACACCCCTGCTGCTCTGGTCTCCACTGCAACCACTTCACACTTCCCTGTGCCAACACTGAGCAGCACCATTACAGTCATTGCTCCCACACATCATCATAGCAACAACACCACCGAGAGCTGGTCAGACTTCCGCCCTGAGCACCCTGTGGATCGCGGCCCTTTTAGTCGGGGGCCACCTCCTCAACAAAGGAAGCGATGCCGTGATTATGACGGTAAGGAAAGCAGATTGAACTGGTTTGACAGTTAGAGAAACTCATATAATAATACTTTGATAATTACGCTCCTATCATAGAAAACATTCTGGGGATTCAGATGAACAGGCATGATGTGCTGCATGTGTCTTTTCCAGAGAAAGGCTTCTGCATGCGAGGGGACATGTGTCCTTTCGATCATGGAAGTGACCCAGTTGTAGTGGAGGATGTCAATTTGCCCAGTATGCTGCCCTTTCAACCTCCACCGATCCCAGGTGTGGATGCCCCGCCGCCCCCAGGTCTTCCGCCTCCTCCACCACTCATGAACCCCCCACCTGTGAACCTGCGGCCCCCTGTACCCCCACCGGGCGCTCTCCCACCCAGCCTTCCGCCTGTTGCAGGTGGGAATTCAGAAATTTCTctaaactgtttatttttcgTAGAACAGATGGGTTTATCACTTAGAAAACTTTCAAGAATACTTGCTATAATTTTGTagaataaaatgtcaaacattctatgattgttttattttaagtctATATTGAAAGTAACTGTACcccacagtgtgtgtgaatgattcaGTATCACTTCTTCACTTGAATTGCATTGCTAGGCAACAGCTGACCTGACAGCTGTTGCTATGGGTTTAcaggaaatacatttacatagaATGTTTATGATTGAAACTGAGAAACTGTTTTTACAACTAAAGCAAATCTGAAAGGTTAACTTCAAAGATATTAAACAACGTAAGGATGCAAGAAGAAGAGCTACTGACTTGGATAACAGTTATAACAATTACCAGTTCAGTACAGATTTATAAGATTCCTTGGAACAGTTAAGACTGCTTTGCTTgaacttctctttttttttttaacattttgtttttctatctttcCCAGgtccccttcctcctcttcctccactaCAACCGTCGGGCATGGATGCTCCTCCCAATTCCATCACCAGCTCTGTTCCCACCATCGTCACCTCTGGGATGCGCTCCTCACTCCCCCAGGCCCCAGCGCCACTCTTCACCTCAGGTAAGGGCTGAGTGTCAAGTTACAAATTTAACATTGTAAttataaatcagttttaaaGCGACGCCTTGCCTGGCTGTTTAACATGTTAAGATGTCCTCTCTCTGCTCACCAGACACATATGAGACAGATGTGTACAATCCTGAGGCTCCCAGCATCACCAATACCTCCAGGCCGATCTACCGCCACCGGGTCAATGCCCAGAGACCCAACCTGATTGGCCTCACAATGGGGGATGTGGACCAGCCACAGAGAGGTATTCATCATCTCAGCACTCACGTCTCTCTTGTGCTGTTGATTTCCAGAGGAAGTTAATGGCAGGAGGGACGAGAAATATAACGTTAAGCTTGAATAGATCGTCTCAAAACATGTGGTGCATGTCGCTTTCTCTCCTATCATTATCACGCGTAGTACCTTTGTCAACGTGAGGGCCTGTTGCTGCTTCACAAACAAGAACAATACCAGTATTCATTACATTCCACCGTATTTGTGTGTCCTGTCATTGTAATACTGATGTTACCTGAGTCGGGATCTCATTTCTGGCTGCGTGCTGTAGTCTCACAACTGACCCGTCAGTGTTTGTCTCTCTCCAGACAAGATTCCAAATAACAGCATGAGGATTGTTATGGAATCTGATTCAAGGAAGAGACCAGCAGTGTCCCATGAAGGAGGCATCCCCATCAAGAAACCTTGGTTTGACAAGTAAGACaccttttactttaatattaaaaaaaaaaagaaacgctGCCTTTGACCATCTTAGATTAGGAAAGAAAGAATTTCAGGATTAAGGAAACGTGACAGAGGAACGTTTCAGACCAGCTTCATTTATAATTGTTTGATTTCTCTTTTCTGCTCAGACCCAGCTTTAACAAACCCAACCACCAGGGCTACCACAAGAGAGCCCCATTCAACTCTCCTAACACAAAGCTGCTGGTTCGACAAATTCCCTCTGAGCTCAACAACATCAGCAAACTCAATGAACATTTCAGCAAGTTTGGCACCATCGTCAACCTGCAGGTCAGTACTCTAGATGATGATGTAGATACGAAGCTCAGAGTTTTGATTATTTAGTAGTCATTGTAGTAGTTAACTGTCGGATGACTAAAAAGCAAACAACGCTGTACAGTAGATGGTTTGTATGTGAACAATGTGTGTGAATCTAGTATCAGTGCTGAAATTTTAGGGTTTTAAAAAGCTTGAGTGTTAATGTTTGTCACAGAATATtactaaatatataattatttgtatttgtatacaGTTAGATTGTCCTTATTGTTCAAAAAAGAGTAGTATTATAGAACATATTAATAATCAGTATGTGTATTAGAAGTAATTTGGATAGACTGTAGTGATAAACTAATCTTATTGACAAAAAGAAAGCACAAAATAGTTGTAATTTCTAGAATGTCACATATCAGATGGATCCTCAAAAAATAACTTAAGTAACCCTCTTCCAAATGCTTTCATGTGCTGGTTTTGAAAGGTACTACAATAAGAGTTTTGTCTGTGTATCACAAAATGAGAGTATAAGTACTGAACGTGTGAACTGAGATGGTGAAAACAACTTCACAGTTGCTCCCTTATCCTCTCGATAACAAGCTCACAAAGTTCAGATAGACCGTGCAGTGTTTTAACACCAGCATTTGTTTTGGGACAGGTGGCCTACCAGAATGACCCAGAAGGGGCTCTGATCCAGTTTGCCTCCCCAGACGAGGCTAAGCGGGCTATGCAAAGCACCGAGGCTGTTCTCAACAACCGCTTTATCAGGGTGCACTGGTTTCGTGAGAATGGAGGTGAAGGGCAGAGTCAGGGCCAGTCGCACTCACAGCAGCAGCCGCAAGCACAGCCAGCCATGGTAAGACCTCATTACAAATATGCCACTTTATaacatgtgatgtttttttaaatttttatttgaacactggtgaaaaatgtttgtcaGCATTTCTAAAATTTCCCAGAAATGctaaatatcttaaaataaGAAACACTTGTAAATGAAGATATTGATTCAAATGAttcttgaaatataaaaactggTATTTTACAGTGATAAAtgagcatttttttgtttgcttgatGTACACTCACGGAGCAATATATTAGGAActcctgtgcaatctaatgcgaTCCAATATAAAAGCGCTGCCAACAAATTGACTTTTatgaagtttatacattttcagtttttgtcagaaaggtgataattctacttggtttattattgaggtcatagtgggcgGTGGTGCATTGGACTGTATTCAATTGAAAAGTGTTCTTAACAAAGTGTATTGGATTACTAGTCTAATGTAGATGACATCATATCATCTTGATATTTGTAGTACAGCACTGGTTAAGTTTAATAGATGATTAATAAATAGAAGATTAAAACCAtcagattttcattttagttCCCAAGAATCAAGAGGCCTCTTTAACGGCCTTAAGTAGATCATCCAAGAACAGGCAGAGCACAATTCAGTACAACCACAGCCTGCATTGTGGTtgatcactgtgtgtgtgtgtgtgtgtgtgtgtgtgtgtgtgtgtaatgtaacAACCTATTCATGAGtgtttttgattatttcaaAAACTGGGCACAGCACACCACAGCATTGTTAACTCTTGGCTCTTAAATTTTCTCAACTGGAAAAACTTGTGACATTAATGGCAGTGCTGCCTTCACAAACATTTACGGTAAAGAGAGGTCTTTAACCGAGTGTTGTGAGATATTCTTGGAAACGTATGAAGTCAGTAGTCAAAGTAGATGATATGGATGCACTTGAAAGTTCAGGACTTCACAACAAGAAAGCTAGAAGACTTAAAAACGTCAGAAATGTTGTCTGACAGTGGCTTTGTTAACATCAACTCCACTGATCGGTTGTAATGTGATTAACACCTCCTCTGACATTCAGCAGCCCTCAGCCACGTCTCTGAAGCAGTCTGTCAAAGATCGCCTCGGACCCCTTCTCACTTCGAACTCTGAGCCCTCCCAAGATTCCTGCGTAGCctctcaggtatgtgtgtgGACGAGGCGGTGGTGAGAGTTTGCCTTTTCTCATATGCTTGTTGAAATATGCATAACGTGTGTATAAATGTAATCTATCCTCCCCCTCTTGGTGCAGAATCCCTCTAAAGTGTCAGTGAAGGAACGTTTGGGTTTCTCTGCCAAACCAGCAGCTCCTGTTGAAAAGGTAAAGTGTCCACTCACTAGGCAGTGTTACTCATTTTTGTCATCAAAGTAGGGCTTCTTGTagtatttctctctcttctaaattgtgtttaaaaaatgttcccCCTTTCAGGTGTTTTCGACCTCCATGGGCCTCACAAAGACCGTTTTCAATCCTGCTGCCCTGAAGGCTGCCCAGAAAACCACAGAGGAAGCCCTAAAGAAGAAGCAGGTGAGAGAGGGAAAGCAGGGAACGGCGGGAAAAGTGTGGAAGGATTCAGGACGTTTTACCACACCTGGTCTATTGAAAATGTGTGATGAGATGATGAAACAGATTGCAAGCAAATCATTTAGGCTTCTCACACTGAAAACAGCCAGCAGTATCTGATTGTCTCCCCTAATTTGTTTGACAGGAAGCCCTAAGACTACAGCAGGATGTAAGAAAGAAGAAGCAGGAAATACTGgagaaacacattgaaacacaGAAGGTAAGACACTCTGAAGATGTCCCTATCACTTGTCTGCTACCCATTTCTACTTGATATAAAAGTGAAATGTGTGAGCTGTAAAAGAGGTCTGACTCACCACTTAAGCAACATAGTCCTGAGCCAGACTgctctgctgttgtttgtttgtgtagatTTGCCAACGGTGTTTTAAAGCTGCGTGGGGGATCCGTGACTCATTTGCTGTGATCTTAGTCAAAGGAGTTGACGATCATGTGGGAACACGCTATattttgtctgcttttttttaaaggaaaactatcCCGACTTTTGCTCAATAGCAGCCACTTTGGCCACAAGTGTCATATGTAGGATAATATGTAGAGAGAGACGTAAAGTCAATAAACCGGCTCAGTAATGTCAGTGAAAACTAAACCTATCTAAggttaacattagctaacattagccaccataagctactggtcagaCCAAGAGAGGCTGACGCAGTGAAACCACTGAGTGTATTGAATTTagcaatatttcatttaattgaatgagagaaaaaaaaacttcttacaAAAGTTACATTGTGACATTCTGAAAACATTCATTGTTCATATTTAATGACCCATATTTTCACCACAGTTTTGAATGTCACCCAGTCTCAGTCCTGTCCCGTGTGACCCGCGGCTTTGTGCTTTCAGTACTCTGTTGATAGCCGTAGATAAAGTTGAATTTGTGGTTCTCTATGCTTCCGTCCTCATTCTCCGCAGCTCCTGATCTCCAaacttgagaaaaacaaaacgaTGAAAGCAGAGGATAAAGCCAAGATCATGGAAACCTTGGGCACGTTAACCAAGAGCATCACCAAACTTCAAGAGGAGATAAAGGGTGtctcaagcagcagcagcctgctaCGCACAGCCAAGAGCAAGGCCCAGGTAGCACCTCGGTTACAAAATCATATCACACTAAGAGTCCAGCGTTTGATGCGTagctgtatgtttttttttttttgagatgaCAAAAGATGGCttgtaaaatcttttttttctattgatcTAGAAATACTAAGCCAAAGGCAACTGGATTTTCATCTTTTACTTCTCACTACTGGCTTGAGATGTAATCTACCCTCATGTGTTTGATTAATGTGTTCAGGCACAGAAGGAACTGCTGGATGCAGAGCTGGACCTGTACAAGAAGACTCAGGCTGGAGAGGACACTGCTTTGTTGAAGATCAAGTATACTCAACTTCAAATTGAGGTATTAACTTGATCTGTATATAGAAAAACTGGCCCTCGAACCCTGAAGTCAAGTACTTAAGTGCTACTTACTCTACCTGCCACATGAGGACACTCATGCTCTTATAACTTTGAACGATGTTGTGTATTTAATCTCCACAATTGTAATTCTGTAGTTTAAGAAATTGTGTTGTAGGATACAGCTCAGTGTCTGACAGATATTTGCTTTTTCCTAGGCGGCTAAAAGGGGGCTCTTGTCTCCAGGACGAGGCCGTGGGGCCCCTGCTCGGGGTCGTGGTGCTCTTAGGGCCCGGGGAAGGGGCTCCAGAGGGCGGGGAAGAGGTGTGCCGCTGCACGCAGTCGTGGACCATCGGCCGCGAGCGCTGGAGATTTCTGGTTTTACTGAGGCAGAGCGGGTTGACTTGCTGCCACACTTTGCTGTAAGTCAGCTTTGGAAAAAGAAATCTGATATCCAGTTTGGCCTTTTGATAGAAGCTGTAGGTGGGAGATCTTAGGACTTGGTATTAAAGAGCTCTCTCAGCTTAACTGTTTAGGGGGTGGACAAGACAAGTTGTGGTGGGtgttctacaaaaaaaaaagaacaacataatAGCCTAAAAATTACATGAATTACTATTAGCTGTATAGGTAACTGGTAAGTCTAATAatttattgtaataataataatttaataataataataaataagccTATTAAGGTGTTCACTCTTATAGTAATTATAAAC carries:
- the rbm26 gene encoding RNA-binding protein 26 isoform X2 — translated: MIIENLDALKTWLSETLEPICDADPSALAKYVVALVKKDKTEKELKALCIDQLDVFLQKETQQFVDKLFEAINNKSYLPQPEQPSSLVKVEKDEPKKDETNREEEREKKFSRRVNHSPSQSSSRYSRDGRRGDDRKRDDRSRKRDYDRNPPRRDSYRDRYNRRRGRSRSYSRSRSRSWSKDRIRDRDRERDRDRDRDRDRDRDRDRSRSRSHSRTRSRSRSRERDSGKLKYDHDRSESADGYTPAALVSTATTSHFPVPTLSSTITVIAPTHHHSNNTTESWSDFRPEHPVDRGPFSRGPPPQQRKRCRDYDEKGFCMRGDMCPFDHGSDPVVVEDVNLPSMLPFQPPPIPGVDAPPPPGLPPPPPLMNPPPVNLRPPVPPPGALPPSLPPVAGPLPPLPPLQPSGMDAPPNSITSSVPTIVTSGMRSSLPQAPAPLFTSDTYETDVYNPEAPSITNTSRPIYRHRVNAQRPNLIGLTMGDVDQPQRDKIPNNSMRIVMESDSRKRPAVSHEGGIPIKKPWFDKPSFNKPNHQGYHKRAPFNSPNTKLLVRQIPSELNNISKLNEHFSKFGTIVNLQVAYQNDPEGALIQFASPDEAKRAMQSTEAVLNNRFIRVHWFRENGGEGQSQGQSHSQQQPQAQPAMPSATSLKQSVKDRLGPLLTSNSEPSQDSCVASQNPSKVSVKERLGFSAKPAAPVEKVFSTSMGLTKTVFNPAALKAAQKTTEEALKKKQEALRLQQDVRKKKQEILEKHIETQKLLISKLEKNKTMKAEDKAKIMETLGTLTKSITKLQEEIKGVSSSSSLLRTAKSKAQAQKELLDAELDLYKKTQAGEDTALLKIKYTQLQIEAAKRGLLSPGRGRGAPARGRGALRARGRGSRGRGRGVPLHAVVDHRPRALEISGFTEAERVDLLPHFAQFGEIEDCQIDENNLTAVITYRSRAEAEQAALHGLKLNNQSLRLAWHKPVTTLSTADADEAEPEEDEYPEESLSDDALLQDDDEEEDDNEPRSWRR
- the rbm26 gene encoding RNA-binding protein 26 isoform X1, with product MIIENLDALKTWLSETLEPICDADPSALAKYVVALVKKDKTEKELKALCIDQLDVFLQKETQQFVDKLFEAINNKSYLPQPEQPSSLVKVEKDEPKKDETNREEEREKKFSRRVNHSPSQSSSRYSRDGRRGDDRKRDDRSRKRDYDRNPPRRDSYRDRYNRRRGRSRSYSRSRSRSWSKDRIRDRDRERDRDRDRDRDRDRDRDRSRSRSHSRTRSRSRSRERDSGKLKYDHDRSESADGYTPAALVSTATTSHFPVPTLSSTITVIAPTHHHSNNTTESWSDFRPEHPVDRGPFSRGPPPQQRKRCRDYDEKGFCMRGDMCPFDHGSDPVVVEDVNLPSMLPFQPPPIPGVDAPPPPGLPPPPPLMNPPPVNLRPPVPPPGALPPSLPPVAGPLPPLPPLQPSGMDAPPNSITSSVPTIVTSGMRSSLPQAPAPLFTSDTYETDVYNPEAPSITNTSRPIYRHRVNAQRPNLIGLTMGDVDQPQRDKIPNNSMRIVMESDSRKRPAVSHEGGIPIKKPWFDKPSFNKPNHQGYHKRAPFNSPNTKLLVRQIPSELNNISKLNEHFSKFGTIVNLQVAYQNDPEGALIQFASPDEAKRAMQSTEAVLNNRFIRVHWFRENGGEGQSQGQSHSQQQPQAQPAMQPSATSLKQSVKDRLGPLLTSNSEPSQDSCVASQNPSKVSVKERLGFSAKPAAPVEKVFSTSMGLTKTVFNPAALKAAQKTTEEALKKKQEALRLQQDVRKKKQEILEKHIETQKLLISKLEKNKTMKAEDKAKIMETLGTLTKSITKLQEEIKGVSSSSSLLRTAKSKAQAQKELLDAELDLYKKTQAGEDTALLKIKYTQLQIEAAKRGLLSPGRGRGAPARGRGALRARGRGSRGRGRGVPLHAVVDHRPRALEISGFTEAERVDLLPHFAQFGEIEDCQIDENNLTAVITYRSRAEAEQAALHGLKLNNQSLRLAWHKPVTTLSTADADEAEPEEDEYPEESLSDDALLQDDDEEEDDNEPRSWRR